A genome region from Cucurbita pepo subsp. pepo cultivar mu-cu-16 chromosome LG02, ASM280686v2, whole genome shotgun sequence includes the following:
- the LOC111788544 gene encoding C2 domain-containing protein At1g53590-like isoform X1, whose protein sequence is MEVSIMLHVGLILFLLWLLSAYNCCHLAAYFISFIYLYLVHERFFWRLRRKFKFEERKQANQRRVLTDSETVRWLNHVVEKIWPICMEHIVSQKILLPIIPWFLEKYKPWTAKEAVVQHLYLGRNPPMFTEMRVLRQPSEDDHLVLELGMNFLTADDMSAVIGVKLRKRLGFGMWAKLHLTGMHVEGKVLVGVKFLRDWPHLGRIRLCFAEPPYFQMTVKPIFTHGLDVTELPGIAGWLDKLLSVAFEQTLVEPNMLVVDMEKFISPQSETWFSVNVKEPVAHIVVEIIEGADMKPSDLNGLADPYVKGQLGPYRFMTKIQRKTLSPQWHEEFKIPIVTWESDNVLAIEVRDKDTFVDDMLGNCSVVLADLRDGKRHDIWLPLENIKTGRLHLGITVFEDKKKAEYPSPKGALNVEEPHKDSTRSEIKGVKDSISTVPVEPQRGIDNFEPIDVEGQNETGIWVHRPGSEVSKTWEPRKGRSRRLDTKIPREPNECSGEITSFNSDSSSSDDNPEDKRRRVSVRRGLRKLSSVFHRSPRGEDQSGSLEETVKSPQYANVRASNAKEGGVKVILLDNISGTASDRVSKDGKSSNDSSDSESPGKEGGKVKGMAKSFYRQAEKSARNIKHALTHKGLNKFQSESSGMKNERDGAEESECSGDEPDVPAETTTAAAPHNDSFKKENVVPPGSSDNEQQSAEKLSAAPLERIEDDEDDKPAINTDKMIGTSKNM, encoded by the exons ATGGAGGTTTCAATAATGCTTCATGTGGGATTGATCCTTTTTCTTCTATGGTTACTTTCCGCTTACAATTGCTGCCATCTTGCTGCATATTTCATCTCCTTCATCTATCTCTATCTG GTGCATGAACGGTTCTTTTGGAGATTGAGGaggaaattcaaatttgaggAGAGAAAGCAAGCTAATCAGAGAAGG GTTCTTACGGATTCGGAAACAGTTAGATGGTTAAACCATGTGGTTGAAAAGATATGGCCTATATGTATGGAGCATATTGTTTCTCAGAAGATTCTCCTCCCAATCATACCTTGGTTCTTGGAGAAATACAAACCATGGACTGCT AAGGAGGCTGTGGTTCAACATCTATATTTGGGAAGAAACCCGCCTATGTTTACTGAAATGAGGGTTCTTCGTCAGCCTAGCGAGGACGACCACTTG GTTCTGGAGTTGGGAATGAACTTTCTTACAGCTGATGATATGAGTGCAGTAATTGGGGTGAAGCTAAGGAAAAGACTTGGGTTTGGAATGTGGGCAAAGTTACATCTAACAGGAATGCATGTGGAAGGAAAG GTTCTGGTTGGTGTGAAGTTTCTTCGGGATTGGCCACACCTCGGTCGTATTCGATTATGTTTCGCTGAGCCTCCATATTTTCAGATGACTGTCAAACCCATCTTTACACACGGTCTTGATGTTACCGAACTTCCCGGGATCGCCGGATGGCTG gATAAGCTGTTGTCCGTTGCCTTTGAGCAGACACTTGTTGAG CCCAATATGTTGGTTGTTGACATGGAGAAGTTCATTTCACCACAATCAG AAACTTGGTTCTCGGTGAACGTTAAGGAACCAGTCGCCCATATTGTGGTTGAAATTATTGAAGGAGCAGACATGAAACCATCTGATCTAAACG GTCTAGCTGATCCATATGTAAAAGGCCAGTTGGGTCCATACAGATTCATGACCAAAATACAAAGGAAAACACTGTCACCGCAGTGGCACGAGGAATTCAAGATCCCAATTGTCACATGGGAGTCGGACAATGTGCTTGCGATTGAAGTTCGTGACAAGGACACATTCGTCGACGACATGCTTGG AAATTGTTCCGTTGTCCTAGCGGACTTGAGGGATGGCAAACGACACGATATATGGTTGCCtcttgaaaatattaaaacggGTCGATTGCATCTCGGGATCACTGTTTTTGAAGACAAAAAGAAG GCGGAGTATCCTTCTCCCAAAGGGGCCTTGAATGTGGAAGAGCCTCATAAGGATTCCACTAGAAGTGAAATCAAGGGTGTTAAGGATTCAATCTCAACTGTACCAGTGGAGCCTCAGAGAGGGATTGACAATTTCGAGCCGATCGACGTTGAAGGGCAAAACGAGACAGGAATATGGGTCCACCGTCCAGGAAGTGAAGTTTCAAAAACTTGGGAGCCTCGGAAGGGACGAAGTCGGCGACTTGATACCAAAATTCCTAGGGAGCCTAATGAATGCAGTGGTGAGATAACATCCTTTAATAGTGATTCTAGCAGCTCTGATGATAATCCTGAGGATAAACGTCGAAGGGTATCAGTTCGCAGAGGACTAAGAAAGTTGAGTTCAGTTTTTCACCGGAGTCCTCGGGGTGAGGACCAGTCGGGAAGCTTAGAGGAGACTGTTAAATCCCCCCAATATGCCAATGTTAGGGCCTCAAATGCGAAGGAGGGAGGTGTGAAGGTTATTCTCTTAGATAACATCTCTGGAACTGCTTCTGATAGGGTATCAAAAGACGGGAAATCGAGCAACGACAGTAGCGATTCAGAAAGCCCAGGAAAGGAGGGTGGTAAAGTGAAAGGCATGGCAAAGAGCTTTTACAGACAGGCTGAGAAATCGGCTCGCAATATCAAACACGCATTGACACACAAGGGGTTGAATAAGTTCCAAAGTGAATCATCAGGAATGAAGAATGAGAGAGATGGTGCAGAAGAATCAGAGTGTTCTGGTGACGAACCTGAT